One part of the Terrimicrobium sacchariphilum genome encodes these proteins:
- a CDS encoding cupin domain-containing protein: MIVQNLSSQKPFTTKDGSQIRSILDRTNAPVANQSLAEASVPAGCVTQRHYHKLSEEFYFILEGEGEMGLGEETRQVGPGDAILIPPGQFHDIRATTTLRFLCCCAPPYSHEDTYFE; the protein is encoded by the coding sequence ATGATTGTCCAAAACCTATCCAGCCAAAAACCGTTTACGACCAAGGACGGCTCGCAGATTCGTAGTATTCTCGATCGCACCAACGCTCCCGTGGCCAACCAAAGTCTCGCAGAGGCTTCGGTGCCAGCGGGTTGCGTGACACAACGTCACTACCACAAGCTGAGTGAGGAGTTCTATTTTATCCTCGAGGGCGAAGGCGAGATGGGACTCGGCGAGGAGACCCGGCAGGTCGGTCCGGGTGATGCGATCCTGATTCCGCCCGGTCAGTTCCATGACATTCGCGCGACCACGACGCTGCGGTTTCTTTGCTGTTGCGCTCCGCCGTATTCCCACGAGGACACCTATTTCGAGTAA
- a CDS encoding SDR family NAD(P)-dependent oxidoreductase — protein sequence MKFYEGCTALITGASSGLGAEFARQLAPVARGLVLVARREDRLEALREELLELQPSLQVEIYGADLAVEEQRTRLAGWLGERAIGIDFLINNAGLGDHGHFDSSDWGRVRAMIDVNIGALTHLTHLLLPSMLRSGRAAILNVSSVASFFPLPNMAVYSATKAYVTSLTEALAIELRPKGITVTALCPGPVPTEFFDVARRGEDATAHYETMGPVVVTPAVAVRTGLDAVARDRARVVPGLLLAVSVGVALVVPFFVTREILRLFSKKL from the coding sequence ATGAAGTTTTACGAGGGCTGTACCGCACTGATTACCGGAGCATCGTCCGGGTTGGGAGCCGAATTTGCCCGGCAGCTTGCGCCGGTGGCACGGGGACTCGTGCTGGTGGCCCGCCGGGAAGATCGCCTGGAAGCCCTCCGTGAGGAACTGCTCGAGCTTCAGCCCTCGCTGCAGGTGGAGATTTATGGCGCGGATCTTGCGGTCGAGGAGCAACGCACCCGCCTGGCCGGATGGCTGGGGGAGCGCGCGATCGGCATCGACTTTCTGATCAACAATGCGGGCTTGGGCGACCATGGACATTTTGATTCCTCCGACTGGGGGAGGGTGCGCGCCATGATCGACGTGAATATCGGCGCTCTCACGCACCTTACGCATCTGCTCCTGCCCTCGATGCTGCGCTCGGGCCGGGCGGCGATTCTCAACGTGAGCTCCGTGGCGAGCTTTTTCCCGCTGCCCAACATGGCGGTCTACTCAGCCACCAAGGCCTACGTGACCAGCCTCACCGAGGCGCTCGCCATAGAGCTGCGCCCGAAGGGCATCACCGTGACCGCGCTGTGCCCGGGTCCGGTGCCCACTGAATTCTTTGACGTCGCACGCCGGGGCGAGGATGCCACGGCTCATTACGAAACCATGGGTCCCGTGGTCGTGACTCCCGCCGTAGCCGTCCGTACCGGACTGGATGCGGTCGCCAGGGATCGCGCCCGCGTGGTGCCGGGGTTGCTGCTGGCCGTCTCGGTCGGCGTGGCCCTCGTGGTTCCGTTCTTCGTCACACGTGAAATTCTTCGTCTCTTTTCCAAAAAGCTGTGA